The segment ATTTGAGGAACTTCTTGCGAATCAACACAGGCTCTACCGCCAGACCGTTGGGCAAACGGAACAGCATTCCACTGTCATGGTAACGTGTTGGGTCTTTCCTCTCGTCTGCCGCCAGCTGCTTCAGCCACTTCTTCAATTCCTCTTTCAGAGCAGAGGTCATGAAGATGGTGCGGCAGGAAGACGCCGTTTTGGTACTCTTCAAAATGAGGGAAGTAGTGCTGCGTTCCAGCTTGTCCGGGAATACCTTGATGATGCAGCCATCGTCCACTTGGTTCAGGGCTTCTTTCCGCACCCGCTGCATGGACTTGTTGATACGGAAGGTTCCGATGCCATCTGCTGCGTCAAAATCAAGATCTTCCGGGGTCAGACCTACGATCTCGCCCTCTCGCAGCGCGCCCACCAGCGTCAGGTGGACTGCCAGATGCAGGATAGGGTCCTCCATGCTGTCCAGAGCCGCCCGCATTTCCTTTACCGTCCAGATGGTACGCTCCTGCGTGGACTTCTTGGGGCTGTCCACAGGAACAGGACTTTTGACAAGAATGCCCCATTCCACGGCATACTGGAAGGCAGTGCCCAGCAGCCGATGCACCTCATGGATTGTCGTGCCGGAAAGGAATCGCAGCTTCTGCTTTTCGGTCAATTCCTGCTTCTTTCCCTCGATATACGAACCGCAGGGCGTTTTGCTCAGGGTCGTGTAGAGGTTCTCCATGTGGTAGGGCTTGAGCTTCTGCATCTCCATGCTGCCGATATAGGGGACGATCAGGTTCTGGATGGTGGATAGATTGGATTCGTAGGTCTTGGGTGCCCACTTGTGCTTGCTGCACTGCTTGGGCAGCCAATCCATCAGGAACTCTGCCACCGTCACCGAGGACGGAATCAGAAAAGTGCCAACCGCCAGTTCATGCTCGATCTGCTTCTTTCGGTTCGTTGCCTCCACCTTGGTGGGAAAACTTTCCCATTTGTCACAGTTCTTGCCGTGTTCATCTTCGTAGGTGTAGCGGACGCTGTAAGAGTTGCCGCGCTTCGTAATATATGCCATACTGTTGCCTCCTTATCAAGCTGCCCGGTAGAGCCACGCATCGAAACTGTCTTTCGGGACACGGATGCTTCCGCCTACCCGTAGAACACGGAATTCGGTGGTGCTGTTGCACAGGTTGTAAGCAGAGCGCAGGCTGATGGCCAGCATTCGTGCGATCTTTTCCACCGTATACACCAGCTTCGTGGTTTTCGGGCTGTCAGTCGGAGACTTGACGGCATTGGTTTGAGTGACCACCTCCATTGTAGTGGGATTCGAGTCCTTTTGCAAGAACTTATTCGTATAATCGGAAGATTGCACAGGGACGGTCATAGAATTACGGTCAAAATCCATAAGCATTTCTCCTTATATTGTCATATCATCTAAAAATTCAGCTTAAAGTTCTACATCCTGCCCGCGCTTGCGGTTTTTCTGCGGCACATTCATGGTGCGCTCCTGCTTGGGAGCAAGAATCTTTTCGAGAAAGCCGCGCACCAGTTCAGGCGCACGGTGTAGCGCATCCAGATAGGGCTTCACTTCGTACCACAGGTCGTGGTACTTGTTGCTCCAACGAACGGCCTCCTTCTTGGCGGTGGAAAGTTCTTCTTTCAGGCGGCGGTTCTCCACGTCCATCATATAGCCATGGTCGGCTTGCTTTTTCAGCTTGGAAAATTCTTCTTCGGTCAGCGAGTAGTTACCGAGAAAGGTGCGCTTGCCAATATAATCCAGATCGTGCGCATGAATGAGGGCTTCTTTCGTGAGCGTGGTCTTTTTCTGAATGGAGGCAAGTTCTTTCTCCTTTTGGGAGAGAGCGGTGCTGGTTCGGGCAAGCGACTGTTCTTTCTGGTCGATTTGAGAAGTCAGGCTGTCCAGACGCTCCTGCTCCCGCTGGACTTTGAATTGGGTGACGGTCAGGTGTTCTTCAGTGCTGCCACGCTCACCGCGCTCTACATCCGTGTACCCGGCATTGCGCATATAGTTGAAGAAATCGTCTTGCAGGACACTGTACGACTTCTTCAGGACTGGCTTGCCGTTCTTTTGCAGGACAGGCTTTCCGGCATCGTCCAGCAGGGGCTTGGAAGCCCACTTCTTGCTCCGGCTGACCTGCATGACGGTCTCCTTGACTGTGCCCACCAGTGCCTTGTCCTTGCAGCGTTTCGACCACAGGATTTGCTTTTCCACGACAGGTACATAGACCACATGGAGATGGTAGTTGTAGACCTCCCGGCCTAGTGCTTCGGTCATGGCGCGGTTGATCTCGTCGGCGTGCATGACTGCCGAGAGGATATACTGCTCACCACCCACGATTTGCACAGCAGCTTTGTAGGCATCCGCATAGAATTGCTTGGCGAACTCGTAGCCACCGTGGTTGTCAAAGTAGGCTGAATTGACATCAAAGACAAGTTCGCAGTAGTGGGTAGCATCCGGCTTCAAGCCGCGCGTGGAGATGGTTTCGGCGGCTTCCAGTTGGGCGAATAGGTCGGTGTAGCTGGCGGCAGGCTTCTTGAAATGGACGTTCCATGCAGCGCGCTGGGGGATAATATCGGGGTTCCGATAGCTGTCCTTTTCACGCTCATTGTGCTGCTGGGTGTTGCCAACAGCCTTGTCCGAAACGGCAAGGTTTCGGACACTGGTGCGGTCAACGCCATCGTTTCTTGCCAAAGGGCATCCCTCCTTTCGGGGTTCAGAGGAAGGTGACGGGGACGGAGATGCACTTCCCCGGAAGTGTAATAACCTACTATGACACTTTCATCCCTATGGGCTGCAAAGTGTAGTGGGCTCTTCGAGGACTCTCCGAGGGGGAACGTCTCCTGCGGAAGAGTTAATCGAGTTCACGTTTGCGAAGCAATGAAAGCCCCAGTGGGGCTTTTAAGTGACCGAACGGTCTTGCGCCAGCAAGATGGAGGGGCCTCGCCCCGACAAGTTCGCACAATGCGAACTTGATTGCTCCGTACGCATCTGAAAAAATTGCGTACGGACTTCAAATAACCTGTACGGTCTGTACGGCGCACAGAAATCCAAAATACAAACGATAACACGTTTAAATTCTATTCAATTCGCCGTACGGATGCGTACAAGTACAGACCGTACAGGTTGTACGAACTTCTTCCGTGAAAAAAATGCACTTTTTACGGGCAGGGGTGGACAAGCGGCTCGATGCCTACAAAACCCCGCACCCTGCGGCCACCGGGCAGGTAGATGTTGTTGGTGGCTTCAAGGTTATAGCGGCGGTCATTCTGGCGCAGTTCGGCGCTGAAACGGATCGCCGATACGCTGTGGCAGGCGTTGTCCTCGCACCACTGCTTGTAAATGTCGTAGAACTCCTTGGAGCTGATGGAGTAGTCCGCCTTGAAGCGGAAGTAGCCTTCGGACTCCATAAAGTCGATGACATTGTTGCTGCTGCGCTTGATGGTGTCCACGTTGGCGGCGGCTCGTTCGCTGACCGTGAAGCGGAAATCGTTCTGCACCAGCCGGTGCAGCCCTTCCAGACACCAGAGCAGGATGCCTTCCAACTCGGCGCACATCTTCTCCACAAGGAAGGGGTCATCCGTGCGGTCGGCAGGCTTGTCCTTAGTGGTCAGGATAAGCTGGCGGCGAAAGAAACCGTCCGAATGGTCATACAGCGAGGTCAACGCACCGTTGCCGAAGCAGAGGAACCGGGCGTAAATGTCCCGCTGGTAGCTCTGGACACCCTTGCGCTCCAAGTCCAGCTTGGCTTCGGCGGTGACGATGGTCTTGATATAGTTGGTCTTGGGCAGGGCGTTCATATCCATATCATCGTCGATCATCAGCAGGCGGCGTTCCAGATCGGCACGGGCAAAGCGGTTGTTTTCCACTTTCTGGACGCTGCCGTTGCTGGCGGCATCTCCCATGAGTCGCTTGAGCACCAGCCCGATGCGGGACTTGCCCTCGCCGCCCTTGCCGACAATGAGCATCATCTTCTGCCCTTTGGTGCTGGGGATCAGGCAGTAGCCCAGATACTCCTGCAAGGTGGGAATGTCAGCATCGTCCAGCAGCTCGTGCAGGAAAGTTAGCCAGCGGTCAGGGCTGGCGGCTTTGGGGTCATACCTCACAGGTAGGCGGTTCTGGCAGAACAGGCGGCTCTCCTGAAAAGAGCCGTCCGGCAGATGGTACACGCCGTTCTGGAGGTGGATGCAGTCCTGCTCGATGGGGAACGGGTCGGAAAAGGCCAGCAGCTTGATGGTCTCCAGAATGTTGGTGACCTTTTTGGACAGGCCGGAGGTGACATATTCCTCGATGTTCTCCAAGATGCGCTGCTTGATCTCGCTTTCGTCCTCTACCGGGCCGTCCAGCGTGTACAGCGTACCGTTGACGCATTTCAGCGGCCACTGTTCCAGAAAGGCACGGCCAAACTGGACTTCATCGATCTTCTTACCGTTGTGCCAGTCCGGCCATAAAGGGTTGCGGGAAATGTTCTTCTTCATGTGGTGGTTCTCCTTTAAAAAAGTAAAGTGGTGATTATCATAATGATAAGCACCACTTTAGGTGAATGAATCGTCAGGCGCACTTTGCCAGAGCAAGGCGGTCGGTGCGCTCCTCCAGCATCAGCAGGTACGACCCGGACAGCAGCTGTGCAGCGGCAGCGGCCTTCTGCTGGGGCGTCCCAAATGCAACGCAGTCCGTCAGGTGCTCGATGGTCTCGGTCGTGTGGAGGGCTTCCACGAACCGCTCGTCCAGCGGTTCTTCCGGGCTGGCGGACTTGTAATGCTCTCGCCAGTCGTGCAGCAGGTCAAGATAATCGGTCAGCACCCGCAGGCAGTAGGCGATGTCTGCCCACTGCTCGTCCGTCAGGCCACGCTTGGGCGGCGGCAGGGCGATGGCATTGGCGGGCGGCTTATCCGGGTCAAGCCCGAAGTCACTTACAAGCTTCTCGGCGGCTTGCCGGGGGGTCAGGTCGAACAGTTTGGCGGTGAGGTCAATGGCATCTCCGTTGGCTCCGCAGCCAAAGCAATAATAATAGGTGTCGTTCAGCTTCATACTGGGGTGGTTGTCGGAGTGGAACGGACAGCACACCATGCCATGGCGGTCTAGCTTCATACCATACATTTCTCCCACCTGCCGAACGGTGATGGCGGACTTGACAGTTTGATACAGGCTCAAGGGCATTCCTCCTTTGTTTCGTGCGTTGCACCAGAGTCCCTAGCGTGGGAACTCTGGTGTTTTTTGCTTCCTGCCTGAATATACGGAAAATTTTGCAGGAAAGGCGAAAAAGCGGCAGAACTGCAACGGAAAAAGAAAAAAGCCCTTACTGGTTGCAGGGTTGCAACAGCAAGGGTGGAGAGGTGACCGTATATTGAACAAAACGGCAGAGCGTATTATAATGAGGAAAAAGATCAAAAAGGAGGGCCGACCACATGGCACAGGAATATCTGCCCGCACCGTCCAACGTCCGTCTTGCGGACTTGATGAAAGAGCACAATATCAGCCAACCGGAGCTTGCCAAGGAAATCGGCTGCTCCAAAAGCACCATCAGCCGCTTCATCAGCGGCGCAAAAGGGACGCTGACCCATGAGCAGGTGCTGAAAATCGCAAGGCTGTTTAATGTGTCCACGGATTTCCTGCTGGGAGAAACCAACATCCCCGACCGCAAAAATTACGACATTGCCGAACTGGGCTTGTCCGTAGAAGCTGCAAAGAACCTCTACACAGGGCGTGTCAATACAGAGGTGGTCAACCTGCTGTTGGAAAACGCCCGCTTTGCAGAGCTTACTTACCGCATAGCGCAGTATTTTGATGATACCTTTGCATCCGGTATCGCGGCACAGAACGCCATGCTCACGACATTGAGCACCCTGCTGCGCACAAAGGTCAAGACCCCGGAAGCAGCCAAAGCCGCAAAGGACATCAGCCTTCGGAGAAAGCCGGTGTACCAAGGCGACCTTGATGATATTGAAATGTACTTCATGGCGGCAATCAAGGAAATCAAAAAGGGTATCGGGAGCCATTACGCCGAGCAGGAAGCCATGAGCAAGAAAGCGGCAGAGAAAATGTTCACCGAATTGACCAAAGGGCAGGATGTGCAGCACCCAACGATTACGGCAGAGCAGTTGACAGATGCAATGTTGGACAGCGTTTCGGGTATGGAAGGAGCCACGCCGGAAGCACTGGAACAGCTGCGAAGCGGTCTGTTGGAAATCTTGCGGTCTGCCGCAGAGCAGGAAAACGCCCATGAAGCAGACGAATGAACGGCTTTGTGCGCTGGCGCAGAAAGGCGATGCTGCCGCGCTGGACAGCCTGATCGACAACAACAAGTCCTTTATTGGCAAGGTGGCAAATGACCTTTTCCGCAGCATGAATCTGGCACAATCCGGCCTGAACCTTGACACGGACGATTTGAAACAGGCAGGGAATATGGGCTTGTGGAAGGCCGTGCCAAAGTTCGATGCAGCGCGCGGCATGAAGTTCTTGACCTACGCAGCTCCGGCCATCCGCAACGCCATGATGGACATGGTGCGGGATGCCTTTGCCGCTTTTGAGCAGCGGATGGTGACGGAGGACAAGGACGGTATCTGCTACCAGCGCGTTTCGCTGGACGATGTTCTGCCGGGAGAGGAACAACTGCGGCGCATATAATACCTACAAGCGGCTGGTCTACCATACCGCTTACAAAATTATGGGCGATTCATATCTGGCAGAAGATGTGCTGCAAGAGGTTTTTTTGTACGTTGCCAAAAATTTTTCTAAAATTCATCGAGAAAACTGTCACGAACTCGCCGCTTATCTCGTTAGTTGTAGTAGAAGCCGTGCATACGATATGCTTCGCAAGCAGCGAGAAGAACCATTAGAAGAAATCCCAGACGTGCCAGATGATGCCCCGGTGCCGGATGATGCAGTAGTCAGCACCGATAACATCCAACACCTGACAGAACTGATCGGACAGATGAAACCAATGTATCGTGCCCCACTACGTCTTTTGGCAATGCCCATCGGCGTAGGTGTGTGTCCGTCCGCTGCTGGTCAGGCTCAAGCGGTTGCCGCAGTGACCGCAGTAAACCAGCCCGGTCAACAGGGCTTTGGAGCTGGTGCCCAGTGAAGTGCCGCCACGCTCACAGGTGCGTGCCTGCCGCAGTTCCTGTGCCTGCTCGAACAGTTCTGGTTCGATAATGCGGAGCTGCGGACACTCCGTCTCCACCGCACCGTTGATGAGGTACCCCGTGTATCCTTTATTCTTGATCATCCGAACGATGCTGGTGTTGGGGATATTTTTGTTGTTCCGTCCTACGACTCCCTGTTCATAAAGATAGTGGCTCAACTTCTGTGCGCCGTAGCCCTCGTAAACGTACTTGTGGAAAATCAGCCGGACGATCTCAGCTTCTGCTTCGTCAACCACAAGGTCGCAGACTTCCTGATTCTTCTTGTTCACCCGACCAAGGCGGACACGCTTGTAGCCGTAAGGCACGGTGCCGCCCGTGTAGTGGCCTTCCCCGGTGAGCTGTTCCAGCCTTGTCCGGGTACGGACGGAGGTTTTCAGGCTCTCGCCGGATGCCTGCCAGTAGCGGATGTAGTTCATCAGCTTGTCCACATGGGTGTCAAACCGCTGCTGTCCCTCGTTCACGCTCCAGACCTCGATGCCCTGCTTGGTGAACCACTCCACAATAAAGGGCGTTTCATCATCACGGCGACCGAGACGGTCAAACATGAACACCAGCAGAATGTCAAACTTGCCCTCCATCGCGGCCTGTTGAATTTTCTGGAGTTCGTCACGCTCTTTGGCAGATTTTTTGAAGCCGGAAACGCCTTTTTCGGAAAATTCCTTGACGATCTCCCAGCCCTGACTTTCTGCAAAGTTGCGGCAGGCTTCTTTCTGCATGGGGATGTCGTCTTTCTCGACCTGTCCCTTTGTCGAAACACGGTATAAGGTATC is part of the Faecalibacterium sp. HTF-F genome and harbors:
- the xerC gene encoding tyrosine recombinase XerC, translating into MAYITKRGNSYSVRYTYEDEHGKNCDKWESFPTKVEATNRKKQIEHELAVGTFLIPSSVTVAEFLMDWLPKQCSKHKWAPKTYESNLSTIQNLIVPYIGSMEMQKLKPYHMENLYTTLSKTPCGSYIEGKKQELTEKQKLRFLSGTTIHEVHRLLGTAFQYAVEWGILVKSPVPVDSPKKSTQERTIWTVKEMRAALDSMEDPILHLAVHLTLVGALREGEIVGLTPEDLDFDAADGIGTFRINKSMQRVRKEALNQVDDGCIIKVFPDKLERSTTSLILKSTKTASSCRTIFMTSALKEELKKWLKQLAADERKDPTRYHDSGMLFRLPNGLAVEPVLIRKKFLKWQDAHPEFPRIVFHGLRHSSATYQLMISGGDVKAVQGTTGHATADMLVNTYAHIQQSSRVELGRKFEEGFYAKQESPSPQAVPAAGEPTISMTALLELLKNADPEVKAQLRLALLT
- a CDS encoding helix-turn-helix domain-containing protein produces the protein MDFDRNSMTVPVQSSDYTNKFLQKDSNPTTMEVVTQTNAVKSPTDSPKTTKLVYTVEKIARMLAISLRSAYNLCNSTTEFRVLRVGGSIRVPKDSFDAWLYRAA
- a CDS encoding plasmid recombination protein, which translates into the protein MARNDGVDRTSVRNLAVSDKAVGNTQQHNEREKDSYRNPDIIPQRAAWNVHFKKPAASYTDLFAQLEAAETISTRGLKPDATHYCELVFDVNSAYFDNHGGYEFAKQFYADAYKAAVQIVGGEQYILSAVMHADEINRAMTEALGREVYNYHLHVVYVPVVEKQILWSKRCKDKALVGTVKETVMQVSRSKKWASKPLLDDAGKPVLQKNGKPVLKKSYSVLQDDFFNYMRNAGYTDVERGERGSTEEHLTVTQFKVQREQERLDSLTSQIDQKEQSLARTSTALSQKEKELASIQKKTTLTKEALIHAHDLDYIGKRTFLGNYSLTEEEFSKLKKQADHGYMMDVENRRLKEELSTAKKEAVRWSNKYHDLWYEVKPYLDALHRAPELVRGFLEKILAPKQERTMNVPQKNRKRGQDVEL
- a CDS encoding phage/plasmid primase, P4 family, whose product is MKKNISRNPLWPDWHNGKKIDEVQFGRAFLEQWPLKCVNGTLYTLDGPVEDESEIKQRILENIEEYVTSGLSKKVTNILETIKLLAFSDPFPIEQDCIHLQNGVYHLPDGSFQESRLFCQNRLPVRYDPKAASPDRWLTFLHELLDDADIPTLQEYLGYCLIPSTKGQKMMLIVGKGGEGKSRIGLVLKRLMGDAASNGSVQKVENNRFARADLERRLLMIDDDMDMNALPKTNYIKTIVTAEAKLDLERKGVQSYQRDIYARFLCFGNGALTSLYDHSDGFFRRQLILTTKDKPADRTDDPFLVEKMCAELEGILLWCLEGLHRLVQNDFRFTVSERAAANVDTIKRSSNNVIDFMESEGYFRFKADYSISSKEFYDIYKQWCEDNACHSVSAIRFSAELRQNDRRYNLEATNNIYLPGGRRVRGFVGIEPLVHPCP
- a CDS encoding CHC2 zinc finger domain-containing protein; this translates as MPLSLYQTVKSAITVRQVGEMYGMKLDRHGMVCCPFHSDNHPSMKLNDTYYYCFGCGANGDAIDLTAKLFDLTPRQAAEKLVSDFGLDPDKPPANAIALPPPKRGLTDEQWADIAYCLRVLTDYLDLLHDWREHYKSASPEEPLDERFVEALHTTETIEHLTDCVAFGTPQQKAAAAAQLLSGSYLLMLEERTDRLALAKCA
- a CDS encoding helix-turn-helix domain-containing protein, yielding MAQEYLPAPSNVRLADLMKEHNISQPELAKEIGCSKSTISRFISGAKGTLTHEQVLKIARLFNVSTDFLLGETNIPDRKNYDIAELGLSVEAAKNLYTGRVNTEVVNLLLENARFAELTYRIAQYFDDTFASGIAAQNAMLTTLSTLLRTKVKTPEAAKAAKDISLRRKPVYQGDLDDIEMYFMAAIKEIKKGIGSHYAEQEAMSKKAAEKMFTELTKGQDVQHPTITAEQLTDAMLDSVSGMEGATPEALEQLRSGLLEILRSAAEQENAHEADE
- a CDS encoding sigma-70 family RNA polymerase sigma factor: MKQTNERLCALAQKGDAAALDSLIDNNKSFIGKVANDLFRSMNLAQSGLNLDTDDLKQAGNMGLWKAVPKFDAARGMKFLTYAAPAIRNAMMDMVRDAFAAFEQRMVTEDKDGICYQRVSLDDVLPGEEQLRRI
- a CDS encoding recombinase family protein, with amino-acid sequence MPIDSENLALKGLDDLFSTEENRQEEQREQVQQIPIDELHPFTNHPFKVLDTLYRVSTKGQVEKDDIPMQKEACRNFAESQGWEIVKEFSEKGVSGFKKSAKERDELQKIQQAAMEGKFDILLVFMFDRLGRRDDETPFIVEWFTKQGIEVWSVNEGQQRFDTHVDKLMNYIRYWQASGESLKTSVRTRTRLEQLTGEGHYTGGTVPYGYKRVRLGRVNKKNQEVCDLVVDEAEAEIVRLIFHKYVYEGYGAQKLSHYLYEQGVVGRNNKNIPNTSIVRMIKNKGYTGYLINGAVETECPQLRIIEPELFEQAQELRQARTCERGGTSLGTSSKALLTGLVYCGHCGNRLSLTSSGRTHTYADGHCQKT